The Paenibacillus tianjinensis genome has a window encoding:
- a CDS encoding YheC/YheD family endospore coat-associated protein → MSKYKIPVQTVHSGILQENAVMLGDKSMKRLKIPAHGTIQLTFGSFRQEVTVIPVPKADSLRVNEGLARRLGLRGRPMLNASYSSGSRTLRLGPLIGVLVSRDHPDQPDRVFGQITMFCRELTNACHAQGAYVYFFTPEALETRSSSIQGWVYDEGWRKLSLPVADVINNRLTTRKVENKPSVQHFLADVKSRYGTHFFNEKFLDKTEVFEALAQDAALQRYLPESHAFNGFAVLKRMCNSYSSVFLKPVRGSLGKGILRISKEEGGYRLLSTTALGTRKQSYPSLAKLFQSISPKMKTTRYQIQQGLPLMELGKRPVDFRALVQKNGTGKWGVTSIVARTAGSNHFVSNLARGGTLSTVREAVGKSNLPAGMKESSQVQLPRAALAIARGVETYIPAHFGELGIDLALDQSGRIWLLEVNSKPSKNDNTPLNDQKIRPSVKQMILYCRYLAGL, encoded by the coding sequence ATGTCTAAGTACAAGATCCCGGTCCAAACGGTCCACTCGGGCATCCTGCAGGAAAACGCTGTAATGCTTGGCGACAAATCCATGAAAAGGCTCAAAATACCGGCACACGGAACCATTCAGCTTACCTTCGGTTCATTCAGGCAGGAGGTCACTGTCATCCCGGTCCCCAAAGCCGACAGCCTGCGCGTAAACGAAGGGTTAGCCCGGCGGCTTGGCTTAAGAGGGCGGCCGATGCTGAATGCCTCCTACAGTTCCGGCAGCCGCACCCTGCGGCTCGGTCCGCTGATTGGAGTGCTGGTAAGCCGGGACCATCCAGACCAGCCGGACAGAGTGTTCGGACAGATCACGATGTTCTGCCGTGAGCTTACCAATGCCTGCCATGCGCAGGGTGCCTATGTATATTTCTTTACCCCGGAAGCGCTGGAGACACGCAGCTCTTCGATTCAGGGCTGGGTATACGATGAGGGCTGGCGGAAGCTGAGTCTTCCTGTCGCCGATGTGATCAACAATCGGCTTACCACGCGAAAGGTGGAGAACAAACCTAGCGTACAGCATTTTTTGGCGGATGTAAAATCCCGCTACGGAACGCATTTCTTCAATGAAAAGTTCCTAGACAAGACAGAGGTATTTGAAGCACTGGCACAAGATGCCGCCCTGCAGCGTTATTTGCCGGAATCCCATGCCTTTAACGGCTTTGCTGTCTTAAAGAGAATGTGTAACAGCTACTCCAGCGTATTTCTGAAACCTGTGCGCGGCAGTCTCGGAAAAGGCATTCTGCGTATTTCCAAAGAAGAAGGAGGCTACCGGCTGCTGTCGACCACAGCTCTTGGCACCCGTAAACAAAGCTATCCCAGTCTGGCGAAGCTGTTTCAGTCGATTTCCCCTAAGATGAAGACCACCCGGTACCAGATTCAGCAGGGCCTTCCCCTAATGGAGCTTGGAAAGCGGCCGGTAGATTTCCGGGCGCTGGTGCAAAAGAACGGCACCGGCAAATGGGGGGTCACCTCCATAGTCGCCCGTACAGCCGGCAGCAACCATTTTGTTTCGAATCTGGCGCGGGGCGGCACGCTCAGCACTGTCCGTGAGGCGGTCGGCAAAAGCAATCTGCCGGCAGGAATGAAGGAAAGCTCGCAGGTGCAGCTGCCGCGGGCGGCACTGGCGATTGCCAGAGGAGTCGAAACTTACATCCCCGCACACTTCGGGGAGCTGGGGATTGATCTCGCACTGGATCAGTCTGGACGCATTTGGCTGCTGGAGGTTAACTCCAAGCCGTCCAAAAACGATAATACACCGCTTAATGACCAGAAGATCAGACCGTCCGTGAAACAAATGATTCTATATTGCCGTTATCTGGCCGGGTTATAA
- a CDS encoding YheC/YheD family endospore coat-associated protein: MTDTASGFLGIMTGRRQGYPPIAEPEFCSQLCAAAPLYDLKVLVFRPEGVSIDGQTINGYVWKDARWQQSLASAPDILYNRCLYSSLQEKKAASAAMAALHRTLPWSRPLPDKWGVYGILHRSRKAAALLPETRLYTGTEALSTMLAEREYGVFLKPVAGSHGKRTLHVLLLSSKAGGGISIRGRGEANESFRHDFRTPGEGLDWVHGFIGKRRYIIQPYLDLTSSDGQPFDVRVLMQKNGRGAWTLTGMAVRLGRQGALTSNLHGGGTAVPPLPFLLAEYGKSGAELLEELADAAALLPPLLEESCGRLGELGLDFGIDAGGRIYLLEANSKPGRTVFRLTGDRRAARLATENPLRYARHLLLHSAASRVLATRTAPLQTGE; this comes from the coding sequence ATGACAGACACAGCTTCGGGGTTCCTTGGCATTATGACAGGCCGCCGCCAGGGGTATCCTCCCATCGCAGAACCGGAGTTCTGCAGTCAGTTATGCGCCGCAGCCCCGCTGTATGATCTGAAAGTGCTTGTCTTCCGCCCGGAAGGTGTCTCCATCGACGGCCAAACGATCAACGGCTATGTCTGGAAAGACGCCCGATGGCAGCAGTCGCTGGCATCTGCACCCGATATCCTGTATAACCGTTGTCTGTATTCCAGCTTGCAGGAAAAAAAAGCAGCTTCCGCTGCCATGGCTGCACTCCACCGCACACTCCCCTGGTCCCGCCCGCTGCCTGATAAGTGGGGAGTCTACGGGATCCTGCACCGCAGCCGCAAAGCTGCAGCACTGCTACCTGAGACCAGGCTTTATACCGGTACAGAGGCTCTCAGTACTATGCTTGCAGAAAGAGAATACGGCGTATTTCTAAAGCCTGTGGCAGGATCGCACGGCAAACGCACGCTGCATGTTCTGCTCCTCAGCAGCAAAGCAGGCGGCGGAATCAGTATCCGCGGCCGCGGTGAAGCGAATGAATCCTTCCGGCATGATTTCAGAACGCCAGGTGAAGGACTGGATTGGGTTCACGGCTTCATCGGCAAGCGCCGCTATATTATACAGCCTTACCTGGACTTGACCAGTAGTGATGGCCAGCCCTTTGATGTACGTGTTCTGATGCAGAAGAACGGACGGGGTGCCTGGACATTAACCGGCATGGCCGTGCGGCTCGGCCGGCAAGGGGCACTTACTTCTAACCTTCACGGCGGTGGGACAGCGGTTCCTCCACTGCCCTTTCTGCTTGCAGAGTACGGAAAGAGCGGGGCAGAACTGCTCGAAGAGCTTGCCGATGCAGCTGCTCTACTGCCTCCCCTGCTGGAGGAATCCTGCGGCAGACTCGGGGAACTGGGCCTAGACTTCGGCATTGATGCCGGAGGCAGAATCTATCTGCTGGAAGCCAATTCCAAGCCAGGGCGCACGGTGTTCCGGCTGACGGGTGACCGCCGGGCTGCTAGACTCGCAACCGAGAACCCGCTGCGCTATGCGCGTCATTTGCTGCTCCATTCAGCGGCAAGCCGCGTACTTGCCACTCGGACAGCTCCGTTACAGACAGGAGAATGA
- a CDS encoding YlbF family regulator, protein MNVIDKAHELARAIKESTEFSDISSAMKVIEADPESKRMLDNFRQSQIELQQRMMSGEMPPQEEMEKMEKLFEVLNLNLGIRRLFDAERRLSVVIEDVNKIITDSLSQMYGGQ, encoded by the coding sequence ATGAACGTAATCGACAAAGCACACGAACTGGCAAGGGCCATCAAAGAAAGCACTGAGTTTTCGGATATCAGCAGTGCTATGAAGGTGATTGAAGCCGATCCTGAGAGCAAACGGATGCTGGATAATTTCCGCCAGAGCCAGATTGAGCTGCAGCAGCGGATGATGAGCGGAGAGATGCCGCCGCAAGAGGAAATGGAAAAAATGGAGAAGCTGTTCGAGGTGCTGAACCTGAATCTCGGCATCCGCCGGCTGTTTGACGCAGAGCGACGTCTAAGCGTTGTCATTGAAGATGTGAACAAGATTATTACCGACAGCCTGTCACAGATGTACGGTGGCCAGTAA